In Candidatus Baltobacteraceae bacterium, one genomic interval encodes:
- a CDS encoding adenylyltransferase/cytidyltransferase family protein codes for MEPENLFGRVLDLDSAIAWREALRAQSKRVVFTNGVFDVLHAGHVAYLAWARSQGDALMLGLNTDASVRAIKGDLRPIVPFDERARVLAALRSVDAVVAFGERTPEVLLDRIKPDVHVKSAQYREDELPERDVVIAGGGTILLAPHIEGTSTTDTIARIIQRYGS; via the coding sequence ATGGAGCCTGAGAACCTTTTCGGACGGGTGCTCGATCTCGACTCGGCGATCGCGTGGCGCGAAGCGTTGCGCGCGCAGTCCAAGCGCGTCGTGTTTACCAACGGCGTGTTCGACGTTTTGCACGCCGGCCACGTGGCCTATCTCGCCTGGGCTCGCTCGCAAGGCGACGCGCTGATGCTGGGCCTAAACACCGATGCGTCCGTGCGCGCGATCAAAGGCGACCTCCGGCCGATCGTGCCCTTCGACGAACGCGCCCGCGTGCTCGCGGCTCTGCGCAGCGTCGACGCCGTCGTCGCATTCGGCGAACGTACGCCCGAGGTGCTGCTCGACCGAATCAAGCCCGACGTCCACGTGAAAAGCGCGCAATATCGCGAAGACGAACTGCCCGAGCGCGACGTCGTCATCGCCGGCGGCGGAACGATTCTGCTCGCCCCGCACATCGAAGGCACGTCGACGACCGACACGATCGCCCGCATCATCCAACGCTACGGCAGCTAA